The Gymnogyps californianus isolate 813 chromosome Z, ASM1813914v2, whole genome shotgun sequence genome has a window encoding:
- the LURAP1L gene encoding leucine rich adaptor protein 1-like, protein MEPGAPLDLRDVEQKLGRKVPESLARPLRGEELPGRPAAAPARGSAAAPGPRRRRAAALARLETKLHLLRQEMVNLRATDVKLMRQLLIINESIESIKWMIEEKAIASRGSSLSGSLCSLLESQETSIHGSCNSLHDCSDGLDGISVGSYLDTLVDDVPGHQTPSDMDQFSDSSIMEDSQPLHKHPKIDSDEYYCFG, encoded by the exons ATGGAGCCCGGCGCCCCGCTAGACCTCCGCGACGTCGAGCAAAAGCTGGGGCGCAAAGTGCCCGAGAGCCTGGCGCGGCCGTTGCGCGGGGAGGAGCTCCCGGGacgccccgccgccgcgcctgCCCGCGGCTCCgccgcggcccccggcccccgccgccgccgcgccgccgccctgGCCAGGCTGGAGACGAAACTTCACCTCCTGAGGCAGGAGATG GTTAATCTCCGAGCCACTGATGTGAAGCTTATGCGCCAGCTACTCATCATCAATGAAAGTATTGAATCAATCAAGTGGATGATTGAGGAGAAGGCCATTGCCAGCAGAGGTAGCAGTCTGAGTGGCAGCCTGTGCAGCTTGCTGGAAAGTCAGGAGACATCCATCCACGGCAGCTGTAACAGTTTACACGACTGTAGTGATGGACTGGATGGAATATCAGTGGGGAGTTATTTGGACACCTTAGTGGATGATGTCCCTGGTCACCAGACCCCTTCAGATATGGACCAGTTCAGTGATTCTTCTATTATGGAGGACTCACAGCCTCTGCATAAGCATCCCAAAATTGATTCTGATGAGTACTACTGTTTTggttaa